Below is a window of bacterium DNA.
ATACGCAATTCCATAGCTTTTACATCTTCACGGTTGGTCCAACCTTTATAGAGCAGGGAATCATAGTTTGAAAAAGTACGATCCGTGTTTTGTATTTTGGAAACGATTTGGATCTCTGTGTCGAGCGATTGGCCGATCAGATTATTGAGATGTACCATTGCCAGTTTGACTGCATTTTTGGCGTCAATCTGTAAAAGCTGAACATTGGAAAGCTGTACCTGCACTTTGAGCACATCGTTATTGGTGATCATACCTTGCGCATAAAGATTTTGGGCATCTTTAAGATGGGCTTTGACCTGTTCGAGGTTTTCATCCACGACTTTGTTGTATTCGATCGCTTTAAACAGATTCCAATACGCCGTGCGCGTATTAAATACGATATCTTTTTTCTCTTTGCTAAAATCCAAAACCGCTGCTTCTTCGGAGAGGCGTGCAGCCTTTTCATTGGATTCGAGTTTCATACCCGTGAATACATTGTATTGTATTGTACCTTTGAGGAGGTAGCTGTTAAGAATAGCCGGCGCTACTTTGGAAACGATATCTCTGGACGGAATACCGGGGCCAAAAGCATTAGCCGGAATTGAAAATTCGCCGTCCGGTACTTCACTCAAACGCGTATATCCGGCCGTCAGTTTGGCAGACGGTAAGCGGTAGGTACGCATTTCTTTCGCGCGGGCCGAAGCGCCTTGCGCTTTCATCTCGACGATGCGCAGTTGTTTGCTGGTTTCAACCGCCATTTTTACGGCCTCTTCTTCGGTCAGGGCGCGTTGCGATTGGGCAAAAATAATTTTTAGGCTAAAAAGAAAACTCAAAATGAGCACGATCTTGAATATCCGGTTGCTTTTCATATATCAAACTCCTTGTGGCGTAATCGTGGGTAAAGCGACGGTGGCGCTGACGGAAAATGTTTTACGGGCGTCGGCGGTAAGGATGCCTTCGAAAAA
It encodes the following:
- a CDS encoding TolC family protein, which encodes MKSNRIFKIVLILSFLFSLKIIFAQSQRALTEEEAVKMAVETSKQLRIVEMKAQGASARAKEMRTYRLPSAKLTAGYTRLSEVPDGEFSIPANAFGPGIPSRDIVSKVAPAILNSYLLKGTIQYNVFTGMKLESNEKAARLSEEAAVLDFSKEKKDIVFNTRTAYWNLFKAIEYNKVVDENLEQVKAHLKDAQNLYAQGMITNNDVLKVQVQLSNVQLLQIDAKNAVKLAMVHLNNLIGQSLDTEIQIVSKIQNTDRTFSNYDSLLYKGWTNREDVKAMELRIQAGEASVRAAKGSYMPQVSLQGNVYYNRPNQRIFPSEDAFKYTWDVGLNATFDLWNWNATAHQVQQAKAVVEQTKDALGLIKDGISLEVTQSYLAMQQAKEKISVTRQTVEQSEESYRITSEKFKKGVALTTDLLDAEVSVLQAKTAYTNAIVDFELAQARLQKAIGQNE